Proteins encoded together in one Triticum dicoccoides isolate Atlit2015 ecotype Zavitan chromosome 7B, WEW_v2.0, whole genome shotgun sequence window:
- the LOC119335529 gene encoding protein FAR1-RELATED SEQUENCE 9-like yields the protein MDTRPGSQEELLRMRKNGEEGKKGEDHGNALSRKEATEELIGCMVHSEEEAYKLYCDYGHRIGFSVRKGKQSYFIGTRDIRTKDYYCSKEGLKYDEPVTEANFNRPDTRTNCKAMVRFRVDEKGRWTVIRFVPLHNHQLAKPGERHLLRSAKSFAVGKSGVIDPAESAESHAMNGSSDRTVGDISEPPGYTTRDCYNHDNVQNITLIGAGDSQSLVSYFKRRTNEEGMFYWDVQVDQEGRMTNFFFRDGKSRSDYDCFGDAVIFDTTYRTNKYSLICAPFVGVNHHWHNVVFGFAFLLDDSTASYVWLFKSFLESMGGQSPKSIFTDQDEAIMQAAEQVFPNTQHCFSYWHILKNAQSHLGTVNTSQAFQNMFMKCMQGCDTEMELQESWDAMLDEYKLQDNDWLNGLYKFHNRWCSVFNEDTFDGGINSSQWGEVSNNILTGIADESTSLTRFSLLVEKVVKTLRRNESEEDFRCSQTAPVRAIKHSTVLKQAAESYTHRMYKLFEAEFLDGCGATSCHENSCGGSLLRFEITMQGRGSKMWTVLLDTSTMEISCGCRKFERMGLLCSHALKAFSLQNVDMVPEKYILKRWTKDARRSMYNLNQEDSTQQECTEAELAYRNRAMQYAYNLALKSQELEEARKIFWDSLETGEKALEVFFEMRSLHAQSAKDASTREKKKKKIPKGPSTKKAKQALASSSAAPVLTAQTNEQQFQSAQDANGNATIGRSYYYQVFPTPMQPNQIFMHPNTMPVCAPQDLSAYAVVRPNSNFGGAKNI from the exons ATGGATACCAGACCGGGCTCACAGGAGGAATTGCTTCGAATGAGGAAAAATGGTgaggaaggaaagaagggggaAGACCATGgaaatgccttgagccgcaaggagGCGACCGAGGAGCTTATCGGTTGCATGGTCCATAGTGAGGAGGAGGCATACAAGCTGTACTGCGACTATGGACATCGAATCGGTTTTAGTGTCCGGAAGGGCAAGCAGTCCTACTTCATTGGTACCAGGGACATCCGGACAAAAGATTACTACTGCTCGAAGGAAGGGCTTAAATACGACGAGCCTGTCACGGAAGCGAATTTCAACCGGCCGGACACAAGAACGAATTGCAAGGCGATGGTTCGCTTTAGAGTCGATGAGAAAGGGCGTTGGACCGTCATACGCTTTGTTCCCCTGCACAATCACCAGTTGGCTAAACCTGGGGAGAGGCATCTGTTGAGATCCGCAAAGTCATTTGCTGTTGGAAAATCAGGTGTTATAGATCCAGCAGAATCTGCGGAATCGCATGCGATGAATGGTTCCTCTGATAGGACTGTGGGTGATATTAGTGAGCCTCCAGGCTACACGACAAGGGATTGCTACAATCATGACAACGTGCAGAATATAACGCTAATTGGGGCAGGAGACAGCCAAAGTCTTGTGAGCTACTTCAAGCGTAGAACCAACGAGGAAGGAATGTTTTATTGGGATGTCCAAGTTGATCAAGAAGGCCGCATGACTAACTTCTTCTTCAGGGATGGTAAAAGTAGAAGTGATTATGACTGCTTTGGAGATGCTGTTATATTTGACACAACCTACCGCACAAATAAATATAGCCTGATATGTGCCCCTTTTGTTGGAGTTAACCACCATTGGCACAATGTTGTTTTTGGATTTGCATTCCTGTTAGATGACTCCACAGCTTCCTATGTTTGGCTATTTAAATCATTTTTGGAGTCAATGGGTGGCCAGTCGCCAAAATCGATTTTCACTGACCAGGATGAGGCTATTatgcaggcagccgagcaggtgttTCCTAACACGCAGCATTGCTTCTCCTACTGGCATATTCTGAAGAATGCACAGTCTCATTTAGGTACTGTAAATACTTCTCAAGCATTTCAAAATATGTTTATGAAGTGCATGCAAGGATGTGACACAGAAATGGAGCTTCAGGAATCTtgggatgctatgcttgatgaatacaaactaCAGGATAATGATTGGCTTAATGGCCTTTATAAGTTTCATAACAGATGGTGCTCGGTATTTAACGAAGATACTTTTGATGGTGGGATCAACTCATCCCAGTGGGGAGAGGTCTCAAACAATATCCTCACTGGAATTGCTGATGAATCTACTTCTCTAACAAGATTttctctcttggttgaaaaggttgTGAAAACACTACGTAGAAATGAGTCGGAAGAGGATTTTCGCTGCAGCCAAACTGCTCCAGTTCGTGCAATCAAGCACAGTACAGTTTTGAAGCAGGCTGCCGAATCTTATACACATAGGATGTACAAATTATTTGAGGCTGAATTTCTGGATGGATGTGGAGCTACTTCATGTCATGAAAATTCCTGTGGTGGAAGCTTATTAAGGTTTGAAATAACAATGCAGGGCAGGGGTTCAAAAATGTGGACTGTTCTTCTTGATACATCCACAATGGAAATCTCTTGTGGTTGCAGAAAGTTTGAAAGGATGGGCCTTCTTTGTTCTCATGCTCTGAAAGCCTTCAGCCTGCAGAATGTGGATATGGTTCCTGAAAAGTACATCTTGAAACGCTGGACGAAAGATGCCAGGAGAAGCATGTATAATCTCAATCAAGAAGATTCAACACAACAAGAATGTACTGAGGCTGAACTTGCGTATCGCAATCGCGCAATGCAGTATGCGTATAACCTTGCATTGAAGAGCCAGGAACTGGAAGAAGCAAGAAAGATATTCTGGGACTCCCTTGAAACAGGAGAGAAGGCACTTGAAGTGTTCTTCGAAATGAGAAGTCTGCACGCCCAATCTGCAAAAGATGccagtacaagggagaagaagaagaaaaaaatacctAAAGGACCAAGCACCA AAAAAGCAAAGCAAGCCCTGGCATCTTCCTCGGCTGCTCCGGTACTAACCGCCCAAACTAATGAGCAGCAGTTTCAATCTGCACAAGATGCAAATGGTAATGCAACCATTGGAAGATCATATTACTATCAG GTTTTTCCAACTCCTATGCAACCAAACCAGATCTTCATGCATCCGAATACAATGCCTGTTTGTGCACCACAG GATTTGTCAGCATATGCCGTGGTGCGTCCTAATTCAAATTTCGGTGGCGCGAAGAACATCTAA
- the LOC119335528 gene encoding histone-lysine N-methyltransferase EZ1-like — MSEEERSEASRHVLRVIDSLKKKVTADRFTYIKNRIEDNKIKLSPVTQSTGNSSKIWQRNTSNSTDSNLLTSRQDDVLSSGPRIVVSPADEDGVSSDEESSYAASTVMLGGNLTAKNVTRPIKLPEAPKIPPYTTWTFLDRNQRMTEDQSVLGRRRIYYDANCGEALICSDSEDEAVEDEEEKKEFKVSEDCLIRMTIQECGMSDAVLETLARCFDRAAGDIKARYEILNGEKTGGSLKKFSELNAKVEDLYRDKDLDAALDSFDNLFCRRCLVFDCKLHGCSQDLVFPTEKQPPCNSMDDGIPCGIHCYKLAPKPDATTTVDSDMLDIEEPTHSSDNTRNQLSSNKKKQGSSGKKAKSQQSEGSSTQRVASESSDSEGHPMSTKSPQQTSCQSKVKISPKGGIRKSTNRRIAERILMSVKKGHREVAPSDSNSGGCLWPRDMKLRSDTRNGHKDSVASPQQNSPSTRSSRKKDAPQMENSLASGEDRNDSTEETKNEHSATDGHDSLMIEDVEDNICRQENKCRSWKVIEQGLLVKGLEIFGRNSCLIARNLLCGMKTCSDVFQYMSYIENSSASGTLSRGDSLVKGYIKGHELRVRSRFIRRRGRVRRLKYTWKSAGYHFIRKRITERKDQPCRQYNPCGCQSSCGKQCPCLVNGTCCEKYCGCPKMCKNRFRGCHCAKSQCRSRQCPCFAADRECDPDVCRNCWVGCGDGSLGVPNQRGDNYECRNMKLLLKQQQRVLLGKSDVSGWGAFLKNTVSKHEYLGEYTGELISHKEADKRGKIYDRENSSFLFNLNNEFVLDAFRMGDKLKFANHSPDPNCYAKVIMVAGDHRVGIFAKERIGSGEEIFYDYRYEPDRAPVWARKPDAPGAKDPGQPSSGRAKKLAH; from the exons atgtcagaagaagaaagaagtgaGGCCTCCCGACACGTTTTACGTGTTATTGACTCGTTGAAGAAGAAAGTTACAGCAGATCGTTTTACTTACATTAAG AATAGGATAGAGGATAACAAGATAAAGCTCAGCCCCGTTACACAAAGCACTGGCAATTCTTCAAAAATCTGGCAAAGAAATACATCAAATAGCACTGACTCGAATCTGCTGACAAGTAGGCAAGACGATGTACTCTCTTCTGGGCCTCGTATTGTAGTATCCCCTGCTGACGAAGATGGTGTCAGTTCTGACGAAGAAAGCTCCTATGCCGCGTCAACTGTTATGTTGGGTGGAAATCTAACTGCAAAGAATGTCACTAGGCCAATTAAACTACCAGAAGCACCAAAAATTCCGCCttatacaacatggacatttttggaCAG GAACCAGAGGATGACAGAAGACCAATCTGTACTTGGTCGACGAAGGATTTACTATGATGCAAATTGTGGTGAAGCTTTAATTTGCAGTGATAGTGAGGATGAAGCTGTTGAGGATGAAGAGGAGAAAAAGGAGTTCAAAGTTTCTGAAGACTGTCTTATTCG GATGACAATTCAAGAATGTGGCATGTCTGATGCAGTGCTGGAAACCCTAGCTCGATGTTTTGATAGGGCAGCTGGTGATATAAAG GCCAGATATGAGATCCTAAATGGGGAGAAAACTGGGGGTTCTCTTAAAAAGTTTTCTGAACTTAATGCCAAAGTGGAAGATCTCTACCGTGATAAAGATTTGGATGCAGCATTGGATTCCTTTGACAATCTCTTTTGTCGCCGATGTCTA GTTTTTGATTGCAAACTACATGGGTGTTCTCAAGATTTAGTATTTCCT ACAGAAAAGCAACCACCTTGCAACAGCATGGATGATGGTATACCATGTGGTATTCATTGTTATAAACTG GCTCCTAAACCAGATGCAACCACCACAGTTGATTCTGACATGCTTGACATAGAGGAGCCAACTCACTCATCCGATAATACAAGGAACCAGTTAAGCTCAAATAAGAAAAAACAGGGTTCTAGTGGTAAGAAAGCGAAATCCCAACAAAGTGAAGGCTCTTCAACCCAAAGGGTTGCCTCAGAAAGCAGTGACTCAGAAGGACATCCAATGAGCACTAAATCTCCACAACAAACATCTTGTCAATCAAAAGTCAAAATTAGCCCAAAAGGTGGAATCAGGAAAAGTACTAATAGAAGAATTGCCGAGCGGATTCTTATGAGTGTGAAAAAAGGACATAGAGAAGTGGCACCATCAGATTCTAATTCTGGTGGATGTCTCTGGCCAAGGGACATGAAGCTTAGATCCGATACACGAAATGGACACAAGGATTCAGTTGCATCCCCACAACAGAATTCTCCAAGCACAAGAAGTTCTCGGAAGAAGGATGCGCCTCAAATGGAGAATAGTTTAGCTTCAGGGGAAGATCGTAATGATTCAACAGAGGAAACCAAGaacgaacattcagcaacagatggccATGATAGTTTGATGATAGAAGATGTTGAGGATAATATATGCAGGCAAGAAAATAAATGTAGATCCTGGAAGGTGATTGAGCAAGGGCTTCTAGTGAAAGGTTTGGAGATTTTTGGAAGGAACAG TTGTTTAATTGCTCGGAACCTTCTCTGTGGAATGAAAACATGCAGCGATGTTTTTCAGTATATGAGTTATATTGAAAACAGCAGCGCATCTGGAACTCTTAGCAGGGGTGATTCTCTCGTCAAAGGATATATAAAG GGACATGAGTTGCGTGTGAGATCACGGTTTATTAGAAGGCGAGGTAGAGTTCGTCGTTTGAAGTACACCTGGAAATCTGCAGGCTACCATTTTATAAGGAAAAGGATTACAGAAAGGAAGGATCAGCCTTGTCGGCAATATAACCCATGTGGTTGTCAATCATCATGTGGGAAACAGTGTCCATGTCTTGTAAATGGGACATGCTGTGAGAAATACTGTGG GTGTCCGAAAATGTGCAAGAATCGTTTTCGAGGTTGTCATTGTGCAAAGAGCCAGTGTCGCAGTCGCCAGTGTCCATGCTTTGCTGCTGACAGGGAATGTGATCCTGACGTGTGCAGAAACTGTTGGGTAGG GTGTGGAGATGGTTCATTGGGAGTTCCCAACCAAAGAGGCGATAATTATGAATGCCGAAACATGAAGCTACTTCTTAAACAACAACAAAGG GTCTTACTTGGGAAATCTGATGTTTCTGGCTGGGGAGCATTTCTCAAG AATACTGTTAGCAAGCATGAGTATCTTGGCGAGTACACTGGGGAGCTTATCTCTCACAAGGAAGCAGATAAGCGTGGAAAGATATATGATCGTGAGAATTCGTCCTTCCTTTTCAACCTGAATAATGAG TTTGTTCTGGATGCCTTCAGAATGGGAGACAAGCTTAAGTTTGCCAACCACTCCCCTGACCCGAATTGCTATGCCAAGGTCATCATGGTAGCAGGCGATCACAGGGTGGGCATATTTGCCAAAGAGCGGATCGGTTCAGGCGAGGAGATCTTCTATGATTACCGCTATGAGCCTGACCGAGCCCCTGTGTGGGCTCGAAAGCCCGACGCTCCCGGAGCGAAAGACCCCGGGCAGCCATCCAGCGGGCGGGCCAAGAAGCTCGCCCACTGA
- the LOC119342146 gene encoding uncharacterized protein LOC119342146 produces the protein MDSSNAQSEGSQPPVPPKNPTMSSCRKKKTDDDATFLEDVKEHIDEFIHASMDEHKTCFKKTIQKMFGMSKAVAERSAAAKEAEVESALPLKTSVSQ, from the exons ATGGATTCCAGCAATGCACAGTCTGAAGGTTCTCAGCCACCTGTTCCTCCTAAAAACCCTACCATGTCGTCGTGCCggaagaagaaaaccgatgatgatgcCACCTTCCTCGAAGACGTGAAAGAGCACATTGACGAGTTCATCCATGCCTCCATGGACGAGCACAAGACCTGCTTCAAGAAGACCATCCAGAAG ATGTTCGGGATGTCGAAGGCTGTTGCGGAGCGGTCCGCTGCAGCAAAGGAAGCTGAAGTCGAAAGCGCTTTGCCTCTTAAGACCAGTGTGTCCCAGTAG